The following nucleotide sequence is from Streptomyces sp. HUAS CB01.
TACCACGAGGGCGGACATGCCCTGGTCGCGGCGGCCTCCCCGAACTCCGACCCGGTCCACAAGATCACGATCCTGTCCCGCGGCCGGGCCCTCGGCTACACGATGGTGCTCCCGGACGAGGACAAGTACTCGACCACGCGCAACGAGATGCTCGACCAGCTGGCCTACATGCTGGGCGGCCGCGCGGCCGAGGAACTCGTCTTCCACGACCCGACCACGGGCGCGGCGAACGACATCGAGAAGGCCACGGCCACGGCCCGCGCGATGGTCACGCAGTACGGCATGACCGAGCGGCTCGGCGCGATCAAGTTCGGCGGCGACAACACGGAGCCGTTCCTCGGCCGCGAGATGGCGCACCAGCGCGACTACTCGGAAGAGGTCGCCGCGCTGGTCGACGAAGAGGTCAAAAAGCTCATCGAGACCGCGCACAACGAGGCCTGGGAGATCCTGGTCGAGAACCGCGACGTCCTCGACAACCTCGTCCTCGCGCTGCTGGAGAAGGAGACCCTCGGCAAGGAGGAGATCGCCGAGATCTTCGCCCCGATCGTGAAGCGCCCGGCCCGTCCGGCGTGGACCGGCTCCTCGCGCCGCACGCCGTCCACCCGTCCTCCGGTGCTGTCGCCGAAGGAGCTCGCGCTCACCAACGGCGCGAACGGGACCTCGGCCCCGACGGTGACCGATGTCACCAAGGCGCCCAAGGAGGCGGTTCAGGAAGAGCGTCCGGAAGCCTGACCAGGCATGATGCGGCGGTGAAGACCGCCGGACCGGAATGAACGCCGCACTTCCCAGGTTCTAGCCTGGGAAGTGCGGCGTTTTCACGCCAAGGCAGAGCAAGGGAACGAGGCACAGATGACCGACCCGGTGACGCTGGACGGCGAGGGCACGATCGGCGTGTTCGACGAGAAGCGTGCCGAGAACGCCGTACGCGAACTCCTCATCGCAGTCGGCGAGGACCCGGACCGCGAAGGTCTGAAGGAGACCCCGGCGCGGGTGGCACGGGCGTACAAGGAGATATTCGCGGGACTCTGGCAGCAGCCGGAGGACGTGCTCACCACGACGTTCGACCTCGGCCACGACGAGATGGTCCTGGTGAAGGACATCGAACTCGTCAGCTGCTGTGAGCACCACCTGGTGCCCTTCCGGGGCGTTGCCCACGTCGGCTACATCCCGTCGACCACCGGCAAGATCACCGGCCTGTCCAAGCTCGCCCGTCTCGTCGACGTCTTCGCCCGCCGACCCCAGGTGCAGGAGCGTCTGACCACGCAGATCGCCGACTCCCTGATGGAGATCCTGGAGCCGCGCGGGGTCATCGTGGTCATCGAGTGCGAGCACATGTGCATGTCCATGCGCGGCATTCGCAAGCCGGGCGCCAAGACGATCACCTCGGCCGTCCGCGGCCAGCTCCGCGACGTCGCCACGCGCAACGAGGCGATGAGCCTGATCATGGCGCGCTGACCGGCCCCCGGCCCGGGCCGGGCCCCCGCACCTCCGGGCGGTGTGGTCCCGTCGCACACCCCTGTACGACCGAAGCACCCCCGGCCCACGAGGCCGGGGGTGCTTCGTCG
It contains:
- the folE gene encoding GTP cyclohydrolase I FolE yields the protein MTDPVTLDGEGTIGVFDEKRAENAVRELLIAVGEDPDREGLKETPARVARAYKEIFAGLWQQPEDVLTTTFDLGHDEMVLVKDIELVSCCEHHLVPFRGVAHVGYIPSTTGKITGLSKLARLVDVFARRPQVQERLTTQIADSLMEILEPRGVIVVIECEHMCMSMRGIRKPGAKTITSAVRGQLRDVATRNEAMSLIMAR